From one Holophagales bacterium genomic stretch:
- a CDS encoding STAS domain-containing protein — translation MKMSDDKRGDVLIVRPQGRIDTTTSEELERWIGTRLDGGTRRLVVDMTATDYISSAGLRVLLVTLKRLKGSGGTLVLGGLNTSVRQIFELAGFLSIFGVEADVDRAVARAAGAAGGA, via the coding sequence ATGAAGATGAGCGACGACAAGCGGGGCGACGTCCTGATCGTCCGGCCCCAGGGCCGGATCGACACGACCACGAGCGAGGAGCTCGAGCGGTGGATCGGAACCCGCCTCGACGGCGGGACCCGGCGGCTCGTCGTCGACATGACCGCGACCGACTACATCAGCAGCGCCGGGCTGCGCGTGCTCCTCGTGACCCTGAAGCGGCTGAAGGGGAGCGGCGGGACGCTCGTCCTCGGGGGCCTGAACACCAGCGTGCGGCAGATCTTCGAGCTGGCCGGCTTCCTCTCGATCTTCGGCGTCGAGGCGGACGTGGACCGGGCCGTCGCGAGGGCGGCGGGTGCTGCCGGAGGAGCCTGA
- a CDS encoding SpoIIE family protein phosphatase produces MNPASEGRPGEATLVRNMNSLLEVSKALGAEARLDSLLAVIVNKATEVMEAERSSIFIYDDATETLCLRVSEDLAQGQIRVPLGVGIAGHVARTREPLNVPDAYADPRFSPQFDRDTGFQTRSILCAPALTNAGRLIGVIQVLNKVGRSAFTADDESLLAAFASIAGIALDRARLVEAFLEKEKIESSLRLAHDIQMGMLPKHFPQRPEIDLFATLRPAKSVGGDLYDFRLDGDRLWFVVGDVSGKGVPAALFMAVTKVLFGVSVEVESSPAAALGRVNRALCRENEHFLFVSAFLGRLDVRTGELEYANAGHNLPYRLCGDGSVSTLPASPGLVMGVNDDFVYRTESARLEPGDGVFLFTDGVTDAIDTKSELFSEARLEAFLGTTKGWSPVEVVAGALRALDDFVGAASQFDDITALSIRYRPD; encoded by the coding sequence GTGAACCCCGCGTCCGAGGGGCGGCCGGGCGAGGCGACCCTGGTCCGGAACATGAACTCGCTGCTCGAGGTGTCGAAGGCGCTCGGCGCAGAGGCGCGGCTCGACTCGCTCCTCGCCGTGATCGTGAACAAGGCCACCGAAGTGATGGAGGCCGAGCGGAGCAGCATCTTCATCTACGACGACGCGACCGAGACGCTCTGCCTCCGCGTGTCGGAGGACCTCGCTCAGGGCCAGATCCGCGTCCCGCTCGGCGTCGGGATCGCAGGCCACGTCGCCCGGACGCGGGAACCCCTGAACGTCCCCGACGCCTACGCGGACCCGCGGTTCAGCCCGCAGTTCGACCGCGACACCGGCTTTCAGACGCGCTCGATCCTCTGCGCTCCCGCGCTCACGAACGCGGGCCGCCTCATCGGCGTGATCCAGGTCCTGAACAAGGTGGGCCGCTCCGCCTTCACGGCGGACGACGAGAGCCTGCTCGCCGCATTCGCCTCCATCGCGGGCATCGCGCTCGACCGGGCCCGGCTCGTCGAGGCGTTCCTGGAGAAGGAGAAGATCGAATCGAGCCTGCGGCTGGCCCACGACATCCAGATGGGGATGCTCCCCAAGCACTTCCCTCAGCGGCCCGAGATCGACCTCTTCGCCACCCTTCGCCCCGCAAAGTCGGTCGGCGGCGATCTCTACGATTTCCGGCTGGACGGCGACCGCCTCTGGTTCGTGGTGGGAGACGTGTCGGGAAAGGGTGTCCCCGCGGCGCTCTTCATGGCGGTCACGAAGGTGCTCTTCGGCGTGAGCGTCGAGGTCGAGTCGTCGCCAGCGGCCGCACTGGGCCGGGTGAACAGGGCCCTCTGCCGGGAGAACGAGCATTTCCTCTTCGTCAGCGCCTTCCTGGGACGGCTGGACGTGAGGACCGGGGAGCTCGAATACGCCAACGCCGGCCACAACCTCCCCTATCGCCTCTGCGGCGACGGATCCGTTTCGACCCTCCCCGCTTCCCCGGGTCTCGTCATGGGGGTGAACGACGACTTCGTGTACCGGACCGAGAGCGCCCGCCTCGAGCCCGGCGACGGCGTCTTCCTCTTCACGGACGGCGTCACGGACGCGATCGACACGAAGAGCGAGCTCTTCTCGGAGGCCCGCCTGGAGGCCTTCCTCGGAACCACGAAGGGGTGGAGCCCGGTGGAGGTCGTCGCCGGGGCCCTGCGGGCGCTCGACGACTTCGTCGGTGCGGCCTCCCAGTTCGACGACATCACCGCCCTGTCGATCCGCTACCGGCCCGACTGA
- the glmM gene encoding phosphoglucosamine mutase → MRSLFGTDGIRGRAGEYPLDPATVSRIGAALAVSLRDRGRTGTLTVVVGCDTRVSSPVIVSALAGGLMAAGATVRFAGVVPTPAVAHLVKALGADAGISVSASHNPWPDNGIKIFSWEGRKLPDAVEASIGKLIATAEAVAGVEMPEDPGLADLYETHLVGTLPARLDGLRVVVDCANGAAFRVAPEAFRRAGAEVIPLAISPDGHNINRGCGALHPEAMAEAVVKAGADLGLALDGDADRAMLADGQGRVLDGDDVLLLWALELEREGKKPGSVVGTVMSNWGLEEALTARGIPLVRAAVGDRYVVEEMERCGALLGGEQSGHLIRADLTTTGDGTLTGLHVAATVAATRVPLAAGPRLVRAPQVLLNVRVRERVPFESIPGFARLVAGAEERIAGSGRILVRYSGTELLARVMVEGVDRGTVDAIAGELAGALRETLGVSH, encoded by the coding sequence ATGCGTTCTCTCTTCGGCACCGACGGGATCCGCGGCAGGGCCGGCGAATACCCGCTCGATCCGGCCACCGTCTCGCGGATCGGCGCCGCCCTCGCCGTTTCGCTCCGCGACAGGGGCCGGACGGGAACGCTCACGGTCGTCGTCGGCTGCGACACCCGCGTCTCCTCCCCCGTCATCGTGTCCGCGCTCGCGGGCGGGCTCATGGCCGCCGGCGCCACCGTCCGCTTCGCCGGCGTCGTCCCGACGCCGGCCGTCGCCCACCTCGTGAAGGCGCTCGGTGCCGATGCGGGAATCTCCGTCTCGGCCTCGCACAACCCCTGGCCCGACAATGGGATCAAGATCTTCTCCTGGGAGGGCAGGAAGCTCCCCGATGCCGTGGAAGCCTCCATCGGGAAGCTCATCGCGACGGCCGAGGCCGTCGCTGGGGTCGAGATGCCGGAAGACCCGGGGCTCGCCGACCTCTACGAGACCCACCTCGTCGGGACTCTCCCGGCCCGCCTCGACGGCCTCAGGGTCGTCGTGGACTGCGCCAACGGCGCCGCGTTTCGCGTCGCGCCCGAAGCGTTCCGGCGCGCCGGGGCCGAGGTGATCCCGCTCGCGATCTCACCCGACGGCCACAACATCAACCGGGGCTGCGGCGCGCTCCACCCGGAAGCGATGGCCGAAGCCGTCGTGAAGGCGGGGGCCGACCTCGGCCTCGCCCTCGACGGCGACGCCGACCGGGCGATGCTCGCCGACGGGCAGGGACGCGTCCTCGATGGCGACGACGTTCTCCTGCTCTGGGCGCTCGAGCTCGAGCGGGAGGGAAAGAAGCCCGGCAGCGTCGTCGGGACCGTCATGTCGAACTGGGGGCTCGAAGAAGCCCTCACCGCTCGCGGTATCCCGCTCGTCCGGGCCGCCGTCGGAGACCGGTACGTCGTCGAGGAGATGGAGCGCTGCGGAGCCCTGCTCGGCGGCGAGCAGTCGGGTCACCTCATCCGTGCCGACCTCACGACGACCGGGGACGGGACCCTCACCGGCCTCCACGTCGCCGCGACCGTCGCGGCCACCCGCGTTCCCCTCGCCGCGGGGCCCCGCCTCGTCCGGGCCCCCCAGGTCCTCCTGAACGTACGGGTCCGGGAGAGGGTCCCCTTCGAGAGCATCCCGGGCTTCGCGCGCCTCGTGGCGGGCGCCGAGGAGCGGATTGCCGGGAGCGGCCGCATCCTGGTCCGGTATTCGGGGACCGAGCTCCTCGCCCGGGTCATGGTCGAGGGGGTCGACAGGGGGACCGTCGATGCGATCGCCGGCGAGCTGGCAGGCGCCCTGCGCGAGACCCTCGGCGTGTCACACTGA
- the ppk1 gene encoding polyphosphate kinase 1 produces the protein MPSAQVDDSPAPPEGDDAPAVPENDASPSATPLTPLLNRELSWLDFNQRVLEEARDERWPLLERLKFLCISESNLDEFFMIRVSALRDQLSADLSERSDDGLTAREQVMLVRKGVLAMEAEQTACLHEDLLPRLAAAGISVLSWEELDDERKEAARGYFRRNVLPVLTPLAVDPGHPFPFLSNLSLNLAIETKNPETGEVKFARVKMPPAIPRLLSLRVIVEGKKKVKAARAEFLLLEDLVQANLDELFPGLEILASYLFRITRDADIEIQEDEASDLLATIEQEVRRRRFGAVVRVEVTPKTPKRMRKLLMRQLEVSDFDIYEVAGMLGASDLMALVKLDRRDLKDPPFTPALPVPLASPDGSIFQAIRLGDVLLHHPYDSFGPVVELIEEAAEDPKTLAIKMTLYRTSSDSPVIPALIRAAENGKQVAVLVELKARFDEENNIVWAKALERAGIHVVYGVVGLKTHAKIALVVRREKDEIRRYVHLGTGNYNPATAKVYTDLGLLTCRPEFGEDATRLFNTLTGLATRTSYNRLVTAPRDMHRTVREWIARETAHARAGRPARIRAKLNALVDRGTIEALYEASQAGVPIDLIVRGVCCLVPGLPGVSETIRVRSIVGRFLEHSRFFLLENGGEPEVWASSADWMPRNFFRRVEASFPIVEPELGRSLSDAFDVLMADNVRARALRADGTYERCHPGRGEPAIDSQAYFLDQARRRVLKAAEHFVKGSAADDFDRVPEPRERGPEDEER, from the coding sequence GTGCCGTCCGCCCAGGTCGACGACTCCCCGGCGCCGCCCGAGGGAGACGACGCTCCGGCGGTCCCGGAGAACGACGCCAGTCCTTCCGCCACCCCGCTCACGCCGCTCCTGAACCGCGAGCTCTCCTGGCTCGACTTCAACCAGCGGGTCCTCGAGGAGGCGCGCGACGAGCGGTGGCCTCTCCTCGAACGGCTGAAGTTCCTCTGCATCTCGGAGAGCAACCTCGACGAGTTCTTCATGATCCGCGTCTCGGCCCTCCGCGACCAGCTCTCCGCCGACCTCTCCGAGAGGTCGGACGACGGGCTCACGGCGCGGGAGCAGGTGATGCTCGTGAGGAAAGGGGTCCTGGCGATGGAGGCCGAGCAGACCGCCTGCCTCCACGAGGACCTCCTCCCGCGGCTCGCGGCGGCGGGCATCTCGGTCCTCTCCTGGGAGGAGCTCGACGACGAGCGGAAGGAGGCCGCCCGCGGCTATTTCCGCAGGAACGTCCTCCCCGTCCTCACGCCGCTCGCGGTCGACCCCGGCCACCCCTTCCCGTTCCTCTCGAACCTCTCGCTGAACCTCGCCATCGAGACGAAGAACCCCGAGACGGGCGAGGTCAAGTTCGCCCGCGTGAAGATGCCCCCGGCGATCCCGCGGCTCCTCTCGCTGCGCGTGATCGTCGAGGGCAAGAAGAAGGTCAAGGCCGCGCGGGCGGAGTTCCTCCTCCTCGAGGACCTCGTCCAGGCGAACCTCGACGAGCTCTTCCCCGGCCTCGAGATCCTCGCTTCGTACCTCTTCCGGATCACGCGAGACGCCGACATCGAGATCCAGGAGGACGAGGCCTCCGACCTCCTCGCCACGATCGAGCAGGAAGTGCGGAGGCGGCGGTTCGGGGCCGTCGTCCGCGTCGAGGTGACGCCGAAGACGCCGAAGCGGATGCGCAAGCTCCTGATGCGGCAGCTCGAGGTGTCCGACTTCGACATCTACGAGGTGGCCGGAATGCTCGGCGCGTCCGACCTGATGGCCCTCGTGAAGCTGGACCGGCGCGACCTGAAGGACCCCCCGTTCACCCCCGCTCTCCCGGTGCCGCTCGCGTCTCCCGACGGGTCGATCTTCCAGGCGATCCGGCTGGGGGACGTCCTCCTGCACCACCCGTACGACTCGTTCGGCCCCGTCGTCGAGCTGATCGAAGAGGCCGCCGAGGACCCGAAGACCCTGGCCATCAAGATGACGCTCTACCGGACGAGCTCAGACTCGCCCGTCATCCCCGCCCTCATCCGCGCCGCCGAGAACGGCAAGCAGGTGGCCGTCCTCGTCGAGCTGAAGGCCCGCTTCGACGAGGAGAACAACATCGTCTGGGCCAAGGCGCTCGAGCGCGCCGGCATCCACGTGGTCTACGGCGTCGTCGGCCTGAAGACGCACGCGAAGATCGCGCTCGTCGTGAGGCGCGAGAAAGACGAGATCCGCCGCTACGTCCACCTCGGCACGGGCAACTACAACCCGGCGACGGCGAAGGTGTACACCGACCTCGGCCTCCTCACCTGCCGGCCCGAGTTCGGCGAGGACGCCACGCGCCTCTTCAACACGCTCACGGGCCTGGCCACCCGGACGAGCTACAACCGGCTCGTCACCGCCCCCCGCGACATGCACCGGACCGTGCGGGAGTGGATCGCCCGCGAGACGGCGCACGCCCGCGCGGGGCGGCCCGCACGCATCCGGGCCAAGCTGAACGCCCTCGTCGACCGCGGGACGATCGAGGCGCTCTACGAGGCTTCGCAGGCCGGGGTGCCGATCGACCTGATCGTCCGTGGCGTCTGCTGTCTCGTGCCCGGGCTCCCGGGCGTGTCGGAAACGATCCGGGTGCGCTCGATCGTCGGACGATTCCTCGAGCACAGCCGCTTCTTCCTCCTCGAGAACGGCGGCGAGCCGGAAGTCTGGGCGTCCTCGGCCGACTGGATGCCGCGCAACTTCTTCCGGCGCGTCGAGGCCTCGTTCCCGATCGTCGAGCCCGAGCTGGGACGGAGCCTCTCCGACGCGTTCGACGTCCTGATGGCCGACAACGTGAGGGCCCGGGCGCTCCGGGCGGACGGGACCTACGAGAGGTGTCATCCGGGGCGCGGCGAGCCCGCGATCGACTCCCAGGCGTACTTCCTCGACCAGGCCCGCCGTCGCGTCCTGAAGGCCGCGGAGCACTTCGTGAAGGGCTCGGCCGCCGACGATTTCGACCGCGTCCCCGAGCCGCGCGAGCGCGGCCCGGAGGACGAGGAGCGCTGA
- a CDS encoding sigma-54-dependent Fis family transcriptional regulator, with translation MSAAPPREPLVLVVDDDAGSRKAMALTLATDGRRVEEFGDADSALSRAIDDPSVGLVVTDLKMPGKTGIELATELAAARPDVSVLLVTAFGDIETLLKAKDLGTVDYVAKPVARDDLRLRASAALGRARQAGEIKQLRERLDKRYGFEAIIGVSSAMERVFDVLRKVAPTKMNVLITGESGTGKELVANALHHNSPRRPRAFVALNCGAIPREIIESELFGHEKGAFTGALVKRMGRIEQAHGGTLFLDEVSEMPPDLQVKFLRVLEERRVTPVGGNDSKESDFRLVSATNRDLKKEIEVGRFRQDLYYRLKGVVVDLPPLRDRREDLALLAERFREVFAREHDRPVTGFTPAALSALMSYSWPGNVREMKSAIEWAVFSAAGPRIDVVDLPPDVKGDAEDGAEGEGVRPEGPRYVPPSAILIGKTMAEIEKEAILTALQASGGNRRKAAERLDIGLRTLQRKLKEYRGGVGGDEGEDEADDEGPDSSG, from the coding sequence GTGAGCGCGGCTCCCCCGCGGGAGCCGCTCGTCCTCGTCGTCGACGACGACGCGGGGAGCCGCAAGGCGATGGCCCTCACGCTGGCGACCGACGGGCGCCGCGTGGAGGAGTTCGGCGACGCCGACTCGGCCCTCTCCCGGGCGATCGACGACCCGTCCGTCGGCCTCGTCGTGACCGACCTGAAGATGCCGGGCAAGACCGGGATCGAGCTCGCGACGGAGCTCGCGGCGGCGCGCCCGGACGTCTCGGTCCTCCTCGTGACGGCCTTCGGCGACATCGAGACGCTCCTGAAGGCGAAAGACCTCGGCACGGTCGACTACGTCGCCAAGCCCGTCGCCCGCGACGACCTGCGCCTGCGGGCCTCGGCCGCGCTCGGGCGGGCGCGGCAGGCCGGGGAGATCAAGCAGCTGCGCGAGCGGCTCGACAAGCGCTACGGCTTCGAGGCGATCATCGGCGTCTCGTCGGCGATGGAGAGGGTCTTCGACGTCCTCCGGAAGGTGGCGCCGACGAAGATGAACGTCCTGATCACCGGCGAGTCGGGGACGGGCAAGGAGCTCGTCGCCAACGCCCTCCACCACAACTCGCCCCGCCGGCCGCGCGCCTTCGTCGCGCTCAACTGCGGCGCGATCCCGAGGGAGATCATCGAGTCGGAGCTCTTCGGGCACGAGAAGGGCGCCTTCACCGGTGCGCTCGTGAAGCGGATGGGGCGGATCGAGCAGGCCCACGGCGGCACGCTCTTTCTCGACGAGGTCTCCGAGATGCCGCCCGACCTGCAGGTGAAGTTCCTGCGCGTCCTCGAGGAGCGGCGCGTGACGCCGGTGGGCGGGAACGACTCGAAGGAGTCCGACTTCCGCCTCGTCTCCGCCACGAACCGCGACCTGAAGAAGGAGATCGAGGTCGGGCGCTTCCGCCAGGACCTCTACTACCGGCTCAAGGGGGTCGTCGTCGACCTGCCCCCCCTGCGGGACCGGCGCGAGGACCTGGCCCTCCTGGCCGAGCGGTTCCGGGAGGTCTTCGCGAGGGAGCACGACCGCCCCGTCACCGGCTTCACGCCCGCGGCGCTGTCGGCCCTCATGTCCTACTCCTGGCCCGGGAACGTCCGGGAGATGAAGAGCGCCATCGAGTGGGCGGTCTTCAGCGCGGCCGGGCCGCGCATCGACGTCGTCGACCTGCCGCCCGACGTGAAGGGGGACGCGGAGGACGGCGCGGAAGGGGAGGGGGTCCGGCCGGAAGGACCCCGGTACGTGCCGCCCTCGGCGATCCTCATCGGCAAGACGATGGCGGAGATCGAGAAAGAGGCCATCCTCACGGCGCTCCAGGCATCGGGAGGCAACCGCCGGAAGGCGGCCGAGCGCCTCGACATAGGCCTTCGGACGCTCCAGAGAAAGCTCAAGGAGTACCGGGGCGGGGTCGGAGGCGACGAGGGAGAGGACGAGGCCGACGACGAAGGGCCGGACTCCTCCGGCTAG
- the ligA gene encoding NAD-dependent DNA ligase LigA has product MLGGPVLLGRGPPSPPYNPAVTLPENADAAALRAAVLRDELRRHEHLYYALARPEVSDAEYDALSRELLAIEEAYPEVVTPDSPSRRVGGAPVDDLPNVRHEVPLLSLENAYDETELDAWLTRVSDRLDGRLPEVVCELKIDGLSVSLVYEDGVLVRGATRGDGTTGEDVTPNVRTIRVLPLRLPPGAPRLLEARGEVYLGKSAFRALNAAREEAGDPLFANPRNAAAGSLRLLDSRETARRKLSVYLYSVARWEGQGAPTTQAEALGALVRLGLPVSPHRAVARSAEEVKAFLAEWREKRHTLDLETDGAVLKVSPVEDQQRLGATAKFPRWALAYKFPAEEATTRVTAIVVQVGRTGVLTPVAEFEPVLLAGTTVRRATLHNYEDLSRKDVRVGDTVAVEKAGDVIPKVTRVLLEARPAGAVPFAMPAACPECGEAVVREEGEVAVRCVSASCPAQLKEAIGHYVARRAMDVEGLGDERIDQLLAAGLISDVAGLYGLRVEDLAALERWGEKSAGNVLSEIEKSKAAGLARLLFGLGIRHVGEKTGKVLARQFGTMEALRGATEDDLTGVSEIGPETARSVLDWLGRPANVLLLSKLEAAGVRMNELEGAPAPGGPLAGKTFVLTGTLPRRTREEAAAAIERAGGKVSGSVSKKTAAVVAGEDAGSKLTKAQALGVPVWSEADLDAALGGIA; this is encoded by the coding sequence ATGCTAGGCGGGCCCGTCCTCTTGGGAAGGGGCCCGCCCTCGCCCCCCTACAATCCGGCTGTGACGCTTCCCGAGAACGCGGACGCCGCGGCCCTTCGCGCCGCCGTGCTGCGCGACGAGCTCCGCCGGCACGAGCACCTCTACTACGCCCTGGCGCGACCCGAGGTCAGCGACGCCGAGTACGACGCCCTCTCCCGGGAGCTCCTCGCGATCGAGGAAGCGTATCCGGAGGTCGTCACCCCCGACTCGCCGTCGCGGCGCGTCGGAGGCGCCCCCGTCGACGACCTCCCGAACGTGCGGCACGAGGTGCCGCTCCTCTCGCTCGAGAACGCATACGACGAGACGGAGCTCGACGCGTGGCTGACGCGGGTGAGCGACCGGCTCGACGGGAGGCTCCCCGAGGTCGTCTGCGAGCTGAAGATCGACGGCCTCTCGGTTTCCCTCGTCTACGAGGACGGCGTGCTCGTGCGAGGCGCCACGCGCGGCGACGGGACGACGGGCGAGGACGTGACGCCGAACGTGAGGACGATCCGCGTCCTCCCGCTCCGGCTGCCTCCGGGCGCGCCGCGCCTCCTCGAGGCGCGGGGCGAGGTCTACCTCGGCAAGTCCGCGTTCCGCGCGCTGAACGCCGCGCGGGAGGAGGCGGGCGATCCCCTCTTCGCAAACCCGCGAAACGCCGCGGCCGGCTCGCTTCGCCTCCTCGACTCGAGGGAGACGGCGCGGCGGAAGTTGTCCGTCTACCTCTACTCCGTCGCCCGCTGGGAAGGGCAAGGCGCTCCGACGACGCAGGCCGAGGCGCTCGGGGCGCTCGTCCGTCTCGGTCTCCCGGTGAGCCCGCACCGCGCCGTGGCGCGGAGCGCGGAGGAGGTCAAGGCCTTCCTCGCCGAGTGGCGCGAGAAGCGGCACACCCTCGACCTCGAGACCGACGGCGCCGTCCTCAAGGTGAGCCCCGTCGAAGACCAGCAGCGGCTCGGGGCGACGGCGAAGTTCCCGCGCTGGGCCCTCGCCTACAAGTTCCCGGCCGAGGAGGCGACGACGCGCGTGACGGCGATCGTCGTCCAGGTGGGGCGCACGGGCGTCCTGACGCCCGTCGCCGAGTTCGAGCCGGTCCTCCTCGCCGGGACGACCGTCCGCCGCGCCACGCTCCACAACTACGAAGACCTCTCGCGCAAGGACGTCCGCGTGGGTGACACGGTCGCCGTCGAGAAGGCGGGGGACGTCATCCCGAAGGTGACGCGCGTGCTGCTCGAGGCGCGTCCGGCCGGCGCCGTCCCGTTCGCGATGCCGGCGGCCTGTCCCGAGTGCGGGGAGGCGGTCGTCCGCGAGGAGGGCGAGGTCGCCGTCCGCTGCGTGAGCGCTTCCTGCCCGGCGCAATTGAAAGAGGCGATCGGCCACTACGTCGCCCGGCGGGCGATGGACGTGGAAGGGCTCGGCGACGAGCGGATCGACCAGCTCCTCGCCGCGGGGCTCATCTCCGATGTCGCCGGCCTCTACGGTCTGCGGGTCGAGGATCTCGCCGCCCTGGAACGCTGGGGCGAAAAGTCGGCCGGCAACGTCCTCTCCGAGATCGAGAAGTCGAAAGCGGCGGGCCTGGCGCGGCTCCTCTTCGGGCTCGGGATCCGGCACGTCGGCGAAAAGACGGGGAAAGTCCTCGCCCGGCAATTCGGGACGATGGAGGCCCTGCGGGGCGCGACCGAGGACGACCTGACGGGAGTCTCCGAGATCGGCCCCGAAACCGCGAGATCCGTTCTCGACTGGCTCGGCAGGCCCGCCAACGTCCTGCTCCTGTCGAAACTCGAGGCGGCCGGCGTCCGTATGAACGAACTGGAGGGGGCGCCCGCCCCCGGAGGGCCGCTGGCCGGGAAGACGTTCGTCCTGACGGGGACGCTCCCGAGGCGGACGCGAGAAGAAGCGGCGGCAGCGATCGAGAGAGCCGGAGGCAAGGTGAGCGGAAGCGTTTCGAAGAAGACGGCCGCGGTCGTGGCCGGAGAAGACGCGGGTTCCAAGCTGACGAAGGCGCAGGCCCTCGGCGTTCCCGTCTGGTCGGAGGCCGACCTCGACGCGGCGCTCGGGGGGATCGCGTGA
- a CDS encoding M1 family metallopeptidase has protein sequence MQRRQAILGLAALFMASLPALGASRVPPVASYRIEAAWDAEQKTLAGRETVTFVNRTSRELPDVVLHLYLNGFRNTRSTLWRGLPPPSGSADFGFCELKRVALPDGTDLTRQISFETPANDNADDRTLARIPLPRPVSPGAVLVLEVDFESRLPRGVLRTGWKDDFVFAGQWFPKLAKATNAGWRGRPFRWATEFFADFGTYDVALLLPAEVKGKVAVTGRVVEETEESAERIRVRAHAEDVHDFAFAFSPRFEVRKETVAPKGLPTVDVLLFLQPDHRRSRERYLRAAREGLALFGTWLTPYPYPALTIVDPPAGSGAEAMEYPTLFTGATAWLSPASGGEPGAVTLHELAHQWFHGMLASDETSEAHLDEGLATWISARAATRIFGTPSPVVEAFGIPIPLRSLKRPLPEGESQDALDQAAFSRSDPTLRETWRALDGAAVRTNAYSRTALLLESAARTSGEQPVFAAVREYARRYAFRHPTTSDFLGVLGEVAGSEARDLVERGWASAGAVDYAVTRASTRRAAPAAGYLGEGPRRAYRAPSEAARSFESTVVVQRLGEIAWPVEVEMRFEGGQTVTRRWDGRAEWMRWRITGPRLVSAVVDPRRACLLDVNRLNDGLRTEPDPTAARAWGHRLRFLAQNLLELFALVAVLPGVTR, from the coding sequence GTGCAGCGGAGACAGGCGATCCTCGGCCTCGCGGCCCTTTTCATGGCTTCCCTCCCCGCGCTCGGCGCTTCGAGGGTGCCCCCCGTCGCCTCCTACCGGATCGAGGCGGCCTGGGACGCGGAGCAGAAGACGCTCGCCGGCCGGGAGACGGTCACCTTCGTCAACCGGACGTCCCGTGAGCTTCCCGACGTCGTTCTCCACCTCTACCTGAACGGCTTCCGCAACACGCGGTCCACGCTCTGGCGCGGCCTTCCCCCGCCGTCGGGCTCCGCGGACTTCGGTTTCTGCGAGCTCAAGCGCGTCGCCCTTCCCGACGGGACCGACCTGACGCGCCAGATCTCCTTCGAGACTCCCGCGAACGACAACGCCGACGACCGGACGCTGGCCCGCATCCCGCTCCCGCGGCCGGTGAGTCCCGGCGCAGTGCTCGTCCTCGAGGTCGACTTCGAGTCGCGTCTGCCGCGCGGCGTCCTGCGCACCGGCTGGAAGGACGACTTCGTGTTCGCAGGGCAGTGGTTCCCGAAGCTCGCCAAGGCCACGAACGCCGGCTGGCGCGGGAGGCCCTTCCGCTGGGCGACGGAGTTCTTCGCCGACTTCGGCACCTACGACGTCGCGCTTCTCCTGCCTGCCGAAGTGAAGGGAAAAGTGGCGGTGACCGGACGCGTCGTCGAGGAGACGGAGGAATCCGCGGAGCGCATCCGCGTCCGTGCCCACGCCGAGGACGTCCACGACTTCGCCTTCGCGTTCTCCCCCCGCTTCGAGGTGAGGAAGGAAACCGTCGCCCCGAAGGGGCTCCCGACGGTCGACGTCCTTCTCTTCCTCCAGCCGGACCACCGGCGCTCGAGGGAGCGCTACCTTCGCGCCGCCCGCGAGGGTCTCGCCCTCTTCGGAACGTGGCTGACGCCCTACCCGTACCCGGCTCTCACGATCGTCGACCCTCCGGCCGGCTCCGGCGCGGAGGCGATGGAGTACCCGACGCTCTTCACCGGCGCGACGGCGTGGCTCTCCCCCGCGTCGGGAGGCGAGCCGGGCGCGGTGACGCTGCACGAGCTCGCGCACCAGTGGTTCCACGGGATGCTCGCGTCCGACGAGACGAGCGAGGCGCACCTGGACGAGGGACTCGCGACCTGGATCTCCGCGAGGGCCGCGACGAGGATCTTCGGGACTCCGAGCCCCGTCGTGGAGGCGTTCGGCATCCCGATTCCCCTGCGCTCGCTGAAAAGGCCTCTCCCCGAGGGGGAGTCGCAGGACGCGCTCGACCAGGCCGCGTTCTCGCGCTCCGATCCGACGCTCCGGGAGACGTGGCGCGCTCTCGACGGCGCCGCCGTCAGGACGAACGCCTACTCCCGCACGGCGCTCCTCCTCGAGTCGGCGGCGCGGACGAGCGGGGAGCAGCCCGTCTTCGCGGCCGTCCGGGAGTACGCACGCCGCTACGCCTTCCGCCACCCGACGACGAGCGACTTCCTCGGCGTCCTCGGCGAGGTGGCGGGTTCCGAGGCGCGCGACCTCGTCGAACGCGGCTGGGCCTCGGCGGGCGCGGTGGACTATGCCGTCACCCGGGCCTCCACCCGGCGGGCCGCGCCTGCCGCCGGGTACCTCGGCGAGGGGCCCCGGCGGGCGTACCGCGCCCCGTCGGAGGCGGCCCGGTCCTTCGAGTCGACGGTCGTCGTCCAGCGCCTCGGGGAGATCGCGTGGCCCGTCGAGGTGGAGATGCGCTTCGAGGGAGGGCAGACGGTCACGCGCCGCTGGGACGGTCGCGCCGAGTGGATGCGGTGGCGGATCACGGGCCCGCGGCTCGTTTCGGCCGTCGTCGACCCGCGCCGCGCCTGCCTCCTCGACGTGAACCGCCTGAACGACGGCCTGCGAACCGAGCCCGACCCGACGGCCGCCCGGGCCTGGGGTCACCGCCTCCGGTTCCTCGCGCAGAACCTCCTCGAGCTCTTCGCCCTCGTGGCGGTCCTGCCGGGGGTCACCCGGTGA